A part of Bacteroidota bacterium genomic DNA contains:
- a CDS encoding type II/IV secretion system protein — protein sequence MESITLHTEIKNLITVDQAWYYRIIPLSLNQNTLELLIAKDSINQSIATELEVITGYKIHLQETETSNIESLLFKHYPKSSGSHQNNLLADDNFKLNIQSDSFINTLVKEAKSLGSSDIHIEIYDEKCRIRFRIDGVLVDRHKLNKSEYPTVINKIKISASCDIAEKRLPQDGRIRLQVNNSKVEIRVSILPTLYGEKIVLRILGSDANHLDLEKLGFTNDEKNHFKNAIQKTHGIILISGPTGSGKTTTLYATLKELNKPTLNISTIEDPIEYTLDGVNQVQLKEDIGLTYTEALRSFLRQDPDIIMLGEIRDAQTAQMAIRAALTGHLVLSTIHTNSAWGTISRLIDMGIPAYLLSGTLNLSVAQRLVRTLCPSCKTKNPLDANELPEQFRNYNLKEHYIAKGCNSCYHTGYKGRKAIYEVIPITKELSEHIKSNTTQIDEYCKRHHINKLSENAFSLLMNGETSLEEIYPYLLNEN from the coding sequence GTGGAAAGCATTACACTTCATACCGAAATAAAAAACCTAATTACCGTCGATCAGGCCTGGTATTATAGAATCATTCCGCTTTCCTTAAATCAAAACACACTCGAACTATTAATCGCAAAAGATTCGATTAACCAAAGCATAGCCACCGAACTGGAAGTTATTACCGGTTACAAAATACATTTGCAGGAAACTGAAACGTCAAATATTGAATCGCTTTTATTCAAACATTACCCAAAATCTTCCGGCTCTCATCAAAACAACTTACTAGCTGACGATAACTTTAAACTTAATATTCAGTCCGATTCTTTCATCAACACTTTGGTGAAAGAGGCGAAAAGTCTGGGCAGCTCTGATATTCACATCGAGATTTATGATGAAAAATGCCGTATTCGCTTTCGCATTGACGGTGTATTGGTAGATCGCCATAAACTCAATAAAAGCGAATATCCAACTGTTATCAATAAAATAAAAATTTCAGCTTCCTGCGATATCGCGGAAAAACGCTTGCCGCAAGACGGACGTATACGCTTACAAGTGAATAATTCTAAAGTTGAAATTCGTGTTTCCATCTTACCTACCCTCTATGGTGAAAAAATAGTTTTACGTATTCTGGGAAGTGATGCTAATCATTTGGATCTGGAAAAACTCGGCTTTACTAATGATGAAAAAAACCATTTCAAAAACGCTATTCAAAAAACACATGGCATCATTCTCATTAGCGGTCCTACAGGTTCCGGTAAAACAACAACACTATATGCTACTTTAAAAGAGTTAAACAAACCAACACTTAATATTTCCACCATTGAAGACCCAATTGAGTACACACTTGATGGTGTAAATCAAGTTCAATTAAAAGAAGACATTGGATTAACGTATACAGAAGCTTTGCGTTCCTTCTTGCGCCAGGATCCTGATATTATCATGCTCGGTGAAATACGTGATGCGCAAACAGCACAAATGGCCATTCGCGCCGCATTAACCGGACATTTAGTTCTTTCTACCATCCATACAAATTCTGCCTGGGGAACTATATCGCGTTTAATTGACATGGGTATTCCCGCTTATTTACTTTCAGGCACTCTTAACTTGTCGGTAGCTCAACGATTGGTACGCACTCTCTGCCCTTCGTGCAAAACAAAAAATCCACTTGATGCTAATGAATTACCTGAACAATTTCGCAACTACAATCTAAAAGAACATTATATAGCCAAAGGTTGCAATAGCTGCTATCACACAGGTTATAAAGGACGAAAAGCCATTTACGAAGTAATACCTATTACCAAGGAATTAAGCGAACATATCAAATCAAACACAACTCAGATTGACGAGTACTGCAAGCGTCATCATATTAACAAGCTTTCGGAGAATGCCTTTTCACTCCTGATGAATGGAGAAACAAGTCTGGAAGAAATTTATCCATATCTACTCAATGAAAATTAA
- a CDS encoding type II and III secretion system protein: MKIKLSILILFFAFSLAYSQDRFELLEEKLTQLSKNYPGLNDNVELSVNNVSIQDFVRAIGTNNNLNVNVEPTLDIKVANNFKNVSAKDVFMFLCRKHDLDITFVGPIMSFSKYVPPITPVKIPTKKSLNIKYESTADLLSFDLNADTLTQVTKEITKLSGKNIIFSPEVTGKLVSGFVQSAPFNNALEKLAFANDLKISISPDNFYIIEKKPLLTENKNNTNSNTLGTLGQNQSKNDGTENKTQFTDGLITLDVQNQSISEIVNQVSKGLNKNYFLFSELKGNTTIKIENETYDNFLKLLFNGTDFTFKKEGEIYLFGDRNLEGLRASKLITLKNRTIEKIMDFIPAELKKGVDLKLFEDLNGIIASGSQPRINELEAFLRQIDLVVPLVHIEVIIADVRKSNTLSAGISAGIGTKPANQSNGGVLPQVDLSFNATSINNLISGINGLGIINLGAVTPNFYLTLKALEQQGVLKLRSTPQIATLNGHEAKLSIGKTEYYLEVQNQLVNNTTVQQNLLQSQQYKPVNADLSLTIDPQVSGDEQITMTVNVKQSSFTERISNTAPPGTINRNFESLIRIKNGEMIMLGGLEENSTSHSGKGLPGISRIPVLRWIFGDRTKTKSENKLTIFIKPTIIYG, translated from the coding sequence ATGAAAATTAAACTTAGCATACTCATTTTATTCTTTGCGTTTAGCTTGGCTTATTCGCAGGATCGTTTTGAGCTTTTAGAAGAAAAGCTCACACAGTTATCCAAAAATTATCCCGGCCTTAATGATAATGTTGAGTTATCGGTGAATAATGTTTCGATTCAGGACTTTGTGCGGGCTATCGGAACAAACAACAATCTCAACGTGAATGTAGAACCAACTCTTGACATTAAAGTAGCCAACAATTTTAAAAATGTGAGTGCAAAAGATGTATTTATGTTCCTTTGCCGTAAACATGATCTGGATATTACTTTCGTTGGCCCGATTATGTCATTCTCAAAATATGTTCCTCCTATTACACCGGTAAAAATTCCAACGAAAAAATCTTTAAACATCAAATACGAAAGCACCGCCGATTTACTTAGCTTCGATTTAAACGCTGACACATTAACACAGGTAACAAAAGAAATTACTAAGCTAAGCGGGAAAAATATTATTTTTTCGCCCGAAGTCACAGGTAAACTCGTTAGTGGCTTCGTACAAAGTGCTCCATTTAATAATGCTCTGGAAAAATTAGCTTTCGCCAATGATTTAAAAATCAGTATTAGTCCCGATAATTTTTACATCATTGAGAAAAAACCATTATTGACAGAAAATAAAAACAATACTAATTCAAACACACTGGGAACACTTGGTCAAAACCAAAGTAAAAATGACGGAACAGAAAATAAAACACAATTTACGGATGGATTAATAACATTAGACGTGCAAAACCAATCCATTTCAGAGATTGTAAATCAAGTTTCAAAAGGTTTAAATAAAAATTATTTCTTGTTTTCAGAATTAAAAGGTAATACCACCATAAAAATTGAAAATGAAACCTATGACAATTTTTTGAAGCTTCTCTTTAATGGTACAGACTTTACATTTAAAAAAGAAGGAGAAATTTATTTGTTTGGTGACAGAAATCTCGAAGGCTTACGTGCAAGCAAGCTCATCACACTTAAAAACCGGACCATCGAAAAAATAATGGATTTTATTCCTGCTGAGCTTAAAAAAGGTGTTGACTTAAAATTATTTGAAGATTTAAATGGGATTATTGCCAGTGGATCACAGCCCCGTATCAATGAATTGGAAGCATTCCTTCGTCAAATTGATTTAGTAGTACCGCTTGTACACATAGAGGTTATTATAGCTGATGTTAGAAAAAGCAATACTTTATCAGCAGGGATTTCCGCCGGTATTGGCACAAAACCTGCGAATCAAAGTAATGGCGGTGTTCTCCCTCAAGTTGATTTGTCTTTTAATGCTACGTCCATTAACAACTTAATTAGCGGCATTAATGGATTAGGCATTATTAATCTAGGAGCTGTTACTCCAAATTTCTATCTTACATTAAAAGCCCTGGAACAACAAGGTGTTTTAAAATTGCGCTCAACACCTCAAATTGCAACACTTAATGGACACGAAGCTAAACTAAGCATTGGTAAAACCGAATATTATCTCGAAGTACAAAATCAATTGGTTAATAACACCACTGTCCAGCAGAATTTATTGCAATCTCAACAATACAAACCGGTAAACGCGGATTTATCACTTACCATCGATCCGCAGGTGTCGGGTGACGAACAAATCACCATGACCGTTAATGTGAAACAATCTTCCTTTACAGAGAGAATTTCTAATACGGCGCCTCCGGGTACTATCAACCGCAACTTTGAATCATTAATACGAATTAAAAACGGAGAGATGATTATGTTAGGCGGTCTTGAAGAAAATTCCACCTCTCATTCGGGAAAAGGCTTACCTGGAATTTCAAGAATACCTGTGTTACGTTGGATTTTCGGAGACAGAACTAAAACAAAATCTGAAAATAAACTCACCATATTTATTAAACCAACTATTATTTACGGCTAA
- a CDS encoding PhnA domain-containing protein: MSISPSLKERNQGQCELCNSEAATTAYTVSPKNDDSIANQVALCPKCLENLDKDDAFYWRVLEGSIWSTEPSVQALSYRLLQKFKNEDWANDLISSIDLDEKTVSWAMSALAVKEIHKDAFGNVLENGDNVVLTQALDVKGTNFTASKGTVVKRIKLIADNHEQIEGKINEQSIVILTKFVKKN; the protein is encoded by the coding sequence ATGTCAATCTCTCCATCTCTAAAAGAACGCAACCAAGGTCAATGTGAATTATGTAATAGCGAAGCCGCTACAACTGCTTATACGGTTAGTCCGAAAAATGACGACTCCATTGCCAATCAAGTAGCTTTATGCCCGAAATGTTTAGAGAACCTGGATAAAGACGATGCTTTTTACTGGCGCGTATTGGAAGGCAGCATTTGGAGTACGGAGCCCAGCGTGCAAGCTTTAAGTTATCGATTATTACAGAAATTCAAGAATGAAGATTGGGCAAACGATTTAATTTCCTCTATCGACTTAGACGAAAAAACAGTTTCATGGGCCATGAGTGCTTTGGCCGTGAAAGAAATTCACAAGGATGCATTTGGAAACGTTCTAGAAAATGGCGACAATGTTGTATTAACACAAGCATTGGATGTTAAAGGCACCAACTTTACCGCGTCTAAAGGAACGGTGGTTAAGCGTATTAAATTAATCGCTGACAATCACGAACAAATTGAAGGTAAAATCAACGAGCAGTCGATTGTAATTCTAACTAAGTTTGTAAAGAAAAATTGA
- a CDS encoding GreA/GreB family elongation factor has translation MKPIISETVYRRLLNLLRKFKSPEGKQLGVELSKAQVVKDDELRKDIVSLNSTVEFIEDSMAKPIRLQIVLPDEADLSKRKISIFAPISIALIGFRESYSFKWLLPSGTKRLKIIRVINE, from the coding sequence ATGAAACCAATTATTTCAGAAACAGTTTATCGCAGGTTATTAAACTTGCTTAGGAAATTTAAATCGCCTGAAGGAAAACAATTAGGCGTGGAGCTGTCCAAAGCCCAGGTTGTAAAGGATGATGAATTAAGGAAGGATATTGTAAGTTTAAATTCAACCGTGGAGTTTATAGAAGACTCTATGGCTAAGCCTATCCGTTTACAAATTGTTTTACCTGACGAGGCTGATTTATCTAAACGTAAAATTTCAATTTTCGCGCCAATAAGTATTGCTTTAATCGGATTCAGGGAATCTTATTCATTTAAATGGCTTTTGCCTTCAGGAACCAAGCGGTTAAAGATAATTAGAGTTATTAACGAATAG
- a CDS encoding uroporphyrinogen-III synthase — MYTDILKNKSIFISRKIENTSIFNKLITEYDVSLNATSLISIVRIPFSYTPKTDWIFFTSKNAINFFFAQNPDINDSIKYGVISNSSANELKLHKKEAHFIGQGTDLLKIAKTFRETLGNASVLFPQAMDSMQTIQKQLAFSNTVYNLYTYKTIIQTNINVPYADILVFTSPSNVTAYYNQYKPDSRQIIIGMGNSTKYRLSEFGVKNVLVPAEFSENGLYKCIIDICQ; from the coding sequence ATGTATACTGATATTCTTAAAAACAAAAGCATTTTCATCTCAAGAAAAATTGAAAACACAAGCATTTTTAACAAACTTATTACAGAATATGATGTAAGTTTAAATGCTACTTCACTCATTAGCATAGTTCGAATTCCTTTTTCGTATACACCAAAAACTGATTGGATTTTTTTCACAAGCAAGAATGCTATCAATTTTTTCTTTGCTCAAAATCCTGACATAAATGACTCAATTAAATATGGCGTTATCAGTAATTCATCAGCCAATGAGCTTAAATTACATAAAAAAGAAGCTCATTTTATTGGTCAGGGTACGGATCTTTTAAAAATCGCGAAAACATTCAGAGAAACACTAGGAAATGCAAGTGTACTTTTTCCACAAGCCATGGATTCCATGCAAACCATTCAAAAACAATTGGCATTTAGTAACACTGTTTACAATTTATACACTTACAAAACAATTATCCAAACCAATATCAACGTTCCTTATGCCGACATCTTAGTATTTACCAGTCCTTCTAACGTAACTGCATACTATAATCAATACAAACCGGATAGCAGGCAAATTATTATAGGTATGGGAAACTCAACTAAATATAGGCTTTCGGAATTTGGAGTTAAAAATGTTTTGGTTCCTGCGGAGTTTAGTGAAAACGGTTTATACAAGTGTATTATTGACATTTGTCAATAA
- a CDS encoding efflux RND transporter periplasmic adaptor subunit, with product MALYIVSHLLLAGCRSKENESEIRETFPVTHVIKSDTSTFTDYVAEVHAIQNVEMRARVTGYLEKIHVDEGTYVIENQLLFTINNREYLEELAKAKALYKSAVADMDAAELELKNVQHLAEKKIVSSTELALAKNKLEAQKAKMEEASAHQSYAQIRLSNTEIRAPFNGIINRIPHKTGSLIDEGTLLTTISHNDDVYAYFDVSEKEYLGYARNLQSDSVESKVVSLILADGSEHPYKGKIETIESIINEKTGTIAFRARFSNPGKIIKHGASGRVRLRKKFNDALLIPQKSTFEIQDKHYVYILDNTNKVNIRNITIKHRLPHLYIINQGLKEGDKIIYEGIQNVKTDMIIQPSEISMTQIIKELASK from the coding sequence ATTGCGCTATACATAGTGAGCCATCTTTTATTAGCTGGTTGCCGAAGTAAAGAAAATGAAAGTGAAATCAGAGAAACATTCCCCGTTACTCATGTAATTAAATCAGATACTTCTACATTTACCGATTATGTAGCCGAAGTTCACGCCATTCAAAATGTAGAAATGCGTGCACGTGTTACAGGTTATCTTGAAAAAATTCATGTTGATGAGGGAACATATGTAATAGAAAATCAGCTTCTTTTTACTATTAATAATCGTGAGTATTTAGAAGAGCTGGCTAAAGCAAAAGCACTTTATAAAAGCGCGGTTGCAGATATGGATGCTGCTGAATTAGAACTCAAAAATGTTCAGCACCTCGCCGAGAAAAAAATTGTTTCGTCGACTGAACTCGCACTTGCTAAAAACAAACTGGAAGCACAAAAAGCAAAAATGGAGGAAGCATCAGCTCACCAGTCGTACGCGCAGATCCGCTTATCTAATACAGAAATCCGTGCACCATTCAATGGTATAATCAATCGAATACCTCACAAAACAGGAAGTTTGATTGATGAAGGAACATTGCTTACTACCATTTCACATAACGACGATGTGTATGCCTATTTTGATGTATCGGAAAAGGAATACCTCGGTTATGCCCGCAATCTTCAATCAGACAGCGTTGAATCAAAAGTGGTTTCACTTATTCTTGCCGATGGCAGCGAACATCCTTACAAGGGGAAAATCGAAACTATAGAAAGTATCATAAATGAAAAAACCGGCACGATTGCCTTCAGGGCTCGCTTCAGTAATCCAGGTAAAATAATTAAACACGGAGCAAGTGGACGAGTGCGATTACGAAAAAAATTTAACGACGCTCTTTTAATACCGCAAAAATCAACCTTCGAGATTCAGGATAAACATTATGTATACATTTTAGATAATACCAATAAGGTTAATATCAGAAACATTACCATCAAACACCGATTACCTCATCTTTACATTATTAACCAAGGGTTAAAAGAAGGCGATAAAATTATTTATGAAGGTATTCAAAATGTAAAAACTGACATGATTATCCAACCTTCAGAAATAAGCATGACTCAAATCATTAAAGAATTAGCCTCCAAATAA
- a CDS encoding efflux RND transporter permease subunit, with the protein MFKKFIQRPVLSLVISVFITLLGLLAMTQLPVTQYPDIAPPAVSVTTKYTGANAEVCAKAVVTPLERAINGVPGMAYMTSVSGNDGTSIIQVYFKVGTDPDLAAVNVQNRVATVLDELPEEVIKAGVSTEKEVNSMLMYLNLVSSDTTLDEKFIYNFADINVLAELKRIDGVGFADIMGSREYAMRVWLKPAKLDAYEISSEDIVTALRSQNIEAAPGKIGESSGRKSQSLQYVLRYTGKLTQKEQYENLVVKVGEGGEILRLKDVADIEFGSLDYDVLSKENGRPSAAIVLKQRPGSNAAEVISNIKERMSFLKETTFPPGMDYTISYDVSRFLDASIHEVIKTLLEAFLLVALVVFIFLQDWRSTLIPVLAVPVSLIGTFAFMQLFGFSINLLTLFALVLAIGIVVDNAIVVVEAVHAKMEETNSDPKTASMKAMSEIGGAIIAITLVMSAVFIPVAFLDGPVGVFYRQFSITMAISIIISGINALTLTPALCAILLKNPHHHHKQKNRLTRFFDWFNRKYDAISLRYKKTLSLFINRRSITIGVLLIFSLGTWGVGKLLPTGFIPTEDQGTIYVNVTTPVGATLERTEEVMAEIDDVAKTLKEIESTSSLAGFSMMTDGSGASFGMSTISLKPWKDRDKTASELITEMEEKTKHIKDAEIQFFPPPAVPGFGNAGGFELRLLDKTGSGNLHNTYEVTQKFMDAVKKRKEIKNIFTSFNPTFPQYLIHIDQDVAAKKGITVDNAMSNLQTLMGSYYATNFIRFGQLYKVMLQSDPKFRAQPEDILKLRVKNKDGEMVPYSLFSKIERIYGPEQLTRYNMYTSAMLNGEAADGYSSGDAIKAIEEIAKTILPRGYSYEWSGMTREEILSGNQVIYIFALCLIFVYLLLSAQYESFLLPLPVILSLPVGIFGSLFLLLITGLENNIYAQVAMVMLIGLLGKNAILIVEYAILKQKLGLSATEAAMQGAVARLRPILMTSFAFIAGLIPLMMASGAGSIGNRTIGTAAAGGMLLGTVFGILVVPGLYIIFSKKEIKHKKSKPSEEIAETHVEI; encoded by the coding sequence ATGTTCAAGAAATTTATACAAAGGCCGGTTCTATCCCTTGTTATCTCCGTATTTATTACACTTTTGGGATTATTGGCAATGACACAGCTGCCGGTAACGCAATATCCCGACATTGCTCCACCCGCTGTATCTGTTACAACAAAATATACGGGGGCAAACGCGGAGGTGTGTGCCAAAGCTGTGGTTACACCTTTAGAACGAGCAATTAATGGTGTGCCGGGAATGGCATATATGACTTCCGTATCAGGTAATGATGGAACAAGTATTATTCAGGTCTATTTTAAAGTAGGCACCGATCCTGATTTAGCAGCTGTAAATGTACAGAACCGTGTTGCCACTGTACTGGATGAATTACCCGAAGAAGTAATTAAAGCAGGTGTATCTACCGAAAAAGAAGTGAACAGTATGCTGATGTATTTAAATCTTGTGAGCAGCGATACAACATTAGATGAAAAGTTTATTTACAATTTTGCGGATATTAATGTATTGGCAGAATTAAAACGGATTGACGGTGTAGGGTTTGCTGATATTATGGGGTCGCGAGAATATGCAATGAGAGTTTGGCTTAAACCCGCAAAACTTGATGCCTACGAAATCTCATCGGAAGATATTGTTACAGCTTTGCGTTCTCAAAACATTGAAGCTGCGCCCGGAAAAATTGGCGAAAGTTCCGGCAGAAAATCACAGTCGCTACAGTATGTATTACGTTATACCGGAAAACTCACACAAAAAGAACAATATGAAAATCTGGTTGTAAAAGTTGGTGAAGGAGGCGAAATATTAAGGCTTAAAGATGTAGCCGATATCGAATTCGGCTCACTGGATTATGATGTATTATCAAAAGAAAACGGTCGGCCTTCTGCGGCAATTGTTTTAAAGCAACGACCCGGATCCAACGCTGCCGAAGTAATTAGTAACATAAAAGAAAGAATGTCTTTCTTAAAAGAAACTACATTTCCGCCAGGAATGGATTACACAATTAGCTATGACGTGTCGCGATTTCTTGATGCGTCTATTCACGAGGTTATAAAAACATTACTAGAAGCTTTTCTTCTGGTAGCTTTAGTTGTATTTATTTTTCTTCAGGACTGGCGATCAACTTTAATTCCGGTTTTAGCGGTACCTGTTTCTCTTATTGGAACCTTTGCCTTTATGCAACTATTTGGCTTCTCCATTAATCTCCTAACATTATTTGCACTTGTGCTCGCTATTGGTATTGTGGTTGATAATGCCATTGTAGTGGTTGAAGCTGTGCATGCCAAAATGGAAGAAACCAATTCCGATCCTAAAACAGCCAGCATGAAAGCAATGAGTGAAATCGGAGGAGCAATCATAGCCATAACTCTTGTTATGTCGGCTGTTTTTATTCCTGTTGCATTTTTAGACGGACCGGTAGGTGTTTTCTATAGGCAATTCTCTATTACAATGGCCATTTCAATTATCATTTCCGGTATAAACGCTTTAACCTTAACACCTGCATTGTGTGCTATACTACTAAAAAATCCTCATCATCACCATAAACAAAAAAACAGACTAACACGCTTCTTCGATTGGTTTAACCGCAAATATGATGCGATATCGCTTCGTTATAAGAAAACACTAAGTCTATTCATCAACAGGCGTTCAATAACTATTGGAGTTTTACTCATTTTTAGTTTAGGTACTTGGGGCGTTGGAAAATTATTGCCCACAGGCTTTATTCCTACCGAAGACCAAGGAACTATTTATGTAAATGTTACTACTCCCGTTGGCGCAACCCTTGAAAGAACTGAAGAAGTAATGGCCGAAATAGATGATGTTGCAAAAACATTAAAGGAAATAGAGTCAACATCGTCCTTAGCCGGCTTTAGTATGATGACCGACGGATCCGGTGCTTCTTTCGGCATGAGCACTATTAGTTTAAAACCATGGAAAGACAGAGACAAAACCGCAAGTGAATTGATCACAGAAATGGAAGAAAAAACAAAACACATTAAAGACGCCGAAATACAATTTTTCCCGCCTCCCGCAGTTCCGGGATTTGGTAACGCGGGAGGTTTTGAATTGCGTTTATTAGACAAAACAGGTTCCGGTAACCTTCATAACACTTATGAGGTTACTCAAAAATTTATGGACGCGGTTAAAAAGCGAAAAGAAATCAAAAACATTTTCACCAGTTTTAATCCAACTTTTCCCCAATACTTAATCCACATCGATCAGGATGTGGCAGCAAAAAAAGGTATCACTGTTGATAATGCTATGAGTAATCTTCAAACCTTGATGGGAAGTTATTACGCTACCAATTTCATCCGGTTCGGTCAGCTTTATAAAGTAATGTTACAATCCGATCCAAAATTCAGAGCACAACCCGAAGACATTTTAAAACTCCGTGTTAAAAATAAAGATGGTGAAATGGTGCCCTACTCGCTTTTCAGCAAAATTGAACGTATTTACGGACCCGAACAATTAACCCGTTACAACATGTATACTTCAGCAATGCTAAATGGTGAAGCGGCCGATGGTTATAGCAGTGGTGATGCGATTAAAGCAATTGAAGAAATTGCAAAAACAATTTTACCAAGAGGATATTCATATGAGTGGTCGGGAATGACACGTGAAGAAATACTTTCAGGTAATCAGGTTATTTATATTTTCGCTCTATGTCTGATATTTGTATATCTCCTACTCAGTGCGCAATATGAGAGCTTTTTGTTACCACTACCTGTAATCTTATCTCTGCCCGTAGGGATTTTCGGATCATTGTTTTTGTTGCTAATTACCGGATTGGAAAACAACATCTACGCACAGGTTGCCATGGTAATGTTGATTGGACTTCTAGGCAAAAATGCCATTTTAATTGTTGAATATGCTATTTTAAAACAAAAACTCGGCCTTAGTGCGACTGAAGCCGCTATGCAAGGCGCAGTTGCACGTTTGAGACCAATTCTTATGACCTCTTTCGCATTTATTGCCGGATTAATTCCGCTGATGATGGCATCAGGAGCAGGCTCAATAGGTAATCGAACGATTGGTACCGCCGCTGCAGGCGGAATGTTATTAGGAACTGTATTTGGTATTTTAGTTGTGCCGGGGCTTTACATAATTTTTTCAAAAAAAGAAATCAAACATAAAAAGTCAAAACCTTCAGAAGAAATCGCAGAAACTCATGTTGAAATTTAA
- a CDS encoding TolC family protein — MLKFKSIFLFNSIVFLILVSGCKTTQLDTVSIKKHLPTMFSKDSDTVSNQPQKWQLIFFNSDLKNLIDTALKNNFDLRMALQKIEMYKAGLTLNKGIRLPEVGANASIGQRKFGDYTMDGVGNYDTQFSPNINDKQQIPNPLPDYYVGFAASWEIDLWGKLKNKKKAAAARFIASQHGRDLIITNLISEIASNYFRLLALDNEAKILADNIELQQAALDLVIAQKEAGKSNELAVEMMKAQLLSSKVIQTEVEQLILETESTINFLCGTYPKSVNRDTSYFSQHLTTTINTGIPSDLLKNRPDIKQAEAELNASNADVKSAQAAFYPSLSINSAMGLQAFNSLLLLETPASLAYNLAGGLTAPLINRRRLKSELLAAKAEQKQAYINYEKTVTNSFSEVYVALKNIKNIKTMYDLKKEEVDILKKSIATSGELYKAGRANYLEVITSQKNALQSQLELINLYNRQNIALVDLYRSIGGGWNN, encoded by the coding sequence ATGTTGAAATTTAAGTCTATATTTTTATTTAACAGTATTGTCTTCCTGATATTAGTTTCAGGATGCAAAACAACGCAATTAGATACGGTATCAATCAAGAAACATTTACCGACTATGTTTTCTAAAGATTCTGACACTGTTTCAAATCAACCCCAAAAATGGCAATTGATTTTTTTTAACTCAGATTTGAAAAATCTAATAGATACAGCATTGAAAAATAATTTTGATTTAAGAATGGCCTTACAAAAAATTGAGATGTATAAAGCCGGCCTTACTCTAAATAAAGGGATTCGCTTACCTGAGGTGGGAGCTAATGCTTCTATCGGACAAAGAAAATTTGGCGACTACACAATGGATGGAGTTGGAAATTACGACACTCAATTCTCGCCAAACATTAATGACAAACAGCAAATCCCTAATCCACTGCCGGATTATTACGTTGGTTTTGCGGCTTCCTGGGAAATTGATCTGTGGGGCAAACTAAAAAACAAGAAAAAAGCAGCTGCAGCTAGATTTATTGCGTCTCAGCATGGAAGAGATTTAATTATAACAAACTTGATTTCTGAAATTGCTTCTAATTACTTCCGCTTACTTGCACTTGACAATGAAGCAAAAATTTTGGCAGACAATATTGAACTTCAGCAAGCCGCTTTAGATCTTGTTATTGCTCAAAAGGAAGCCGGAAAATCAAATGAACTTGCCGTTGAGATGATGAAAGCTCAGTTGCTAAGCTCAAAAGTTATTCAAACTGAAGTAGAGCAATTGATTCTTGAAACAGAAAGCACTATTAATTTCCTTTGTGGAACATATCCTAAATCTGTTAACCGGGACACTTCTTACTTTTCGCAACATTTAACCACTACAATTAACACAGGTATACCTTCGGATTTACTTAAAAATCGTCCTGATATTAAGCAAGCAGAAGCAGAACTCAATGCATCCAATGCTGATGTAAAATCGGCTCAGGCCGCTTTTTATCCAAGCCTAAGCATTAATTCTGCAATGGGATTGCAAGCATTTAATTCATTACTTTTATTGGAAACTCCGGCTTCATTAGCTTACAATTTAGCAGGCGGACTTACTGCTCCTCTAATTAACAGACGTCGATTAAAATCGGAATTACTGGCTGCGAAAGCAGAACAAAAGCAAGCCTATATCAATTACGAAAAAACTGTTACAAACAGTTTTTCAGAAGTATACGTTGCGCTTAAGAACATAAAAAACATTAAGACTATGTATGATTTAAAAAAAGAAGAGGTTGACATACTAAAAAAATCAATTGCAACTTCAGGGGAACTTTATAAAGCCGGCAGGGCTAATTATCTTGAAGTGATAACTTCTCAGAAAAATGCGCTACAGTCACAATTAGAATTAATAAATTTATATAACCGCCAAAACATTGCCCTTGTAGATTTGTACAGATCGATAGGTGGAGGTTGGAATAATTAA